In Thermodesulfobacteriota bacterium, the following proteins share a genomic window:
- the hisC gene encoding histidinol-phosphate transaminase, giving the protein MVIRCSFCGVSSEKSQTIYERKGYSVCSDCLILVREILAEFSKGEVFQGRGRCSFCGEEHSGERLVFRGKNAKICNECVRQGEKEIKGFDSTAAVSSKKSRGEDGLVNSRVRKAIRDLSPYTGPEIECPIKLDGNESPFTLPPDVLDKVLAAITKIPINRYPDPGAVGLRRKLSQITGFPLEGIVLGNGSDELIAMLLITFSGGSGKVLVPMPTFSMFKLSTVALGLEPLSVQLDRYFDIDLGKMLKVLKYNNPDLTFLASPNNPTGNSYSEDRIVGIIENSKGVVVIDEAYTDFCGKSHLPLIDKYENLVVLRTMSKVGFAGIRLGILFARNHLVKEINKVRLPYNINLYSQRIAEVILENLSFVGENIQLVTRERERIFKQLKKIPGIEAFPSDANFILMRVIDAEAVHQELINRGIIVRNFNSPGRLENCLRVTIGTPGENDSFIRALEEIVSPQFS; this is encoded by the coding sequence TTGGTAATTAGATGCTCATTTTGCGGCGTTTCATCGGAGAAATCACAGACAATCTATGAAAGAAAGGGTTATTCAGTTTGTTCGGATTGCCTTATCTTAGTAAGAGAGATACTGGCTGAATTCTCTAAGGGGGAAGTATTTCAGGGTAGAGGAAGATGCTCATTTTGTGGAGAGGAGCATAGCGGTGAAAGATTGGTTTTTCGGGGTAAAAATGCAAAAATTTGTAATGAGTGCGTAAGGCAGGGAGAAAAAGAGATAAAAGGATTTGACAGTACTGCTGCTGTAAGTTCTAAGAAATCCAGAGGAGAGGACGGCCTAGTTAACTCGAGGGTGAGAAAGGCAATACGCGATCTCTCTCCATACACGGGTCCGGAAATTGAATGTCCGATTAAGCTTGACGGAAATGAAAGCCCATTTACTCTACCGCCCGATGTATTGGATAAGGTGCTGGCGGCGATAACAAAAATTCCCATTAACAGATATCCTGACCCAGGTGCGGTCGGCTTGAGAAGAAAGCTCTCGCAGATAACTGGATTTCCCTTGGAGGGGATCGTATTGGGAAACGGGTCCGACGAGTTAATCGCGATGCTCCTAATAACCTTTTCCGGAGGGAGTGGAAAGGTGCTTGTGCCTATGCCCACATTTTCAATGTTTAAGTTATCCACCGTAGCCCTGGGCTTGGAACCATTAAGCGTGCAGCTTGACCGATATTTTGACATTGACCTCGGGAAAATGTTGAAGGTCTTAAAGTATAATAATCCCGATTTAACCTTTCTTGCGTCTCCTAACAATCCTACAGGCAACAGTTACAGTGAGGACAGGATCGTCGGAATTATAGAGAATTCAAAGGGTGTTGTTGTTATAGACGAGGCTTACACTGACTTCTGTGGTAAATCACACCTACCCCTAATAGATAAATATGAAAATCTTGTAGTTCTCAGGACAATGTCAAAGGTGGGTTTCGCAGGAATCAGACTGGGAATATTATTTGCTAGGAATCATCTAGTAAAAGAGATTAACAAGGTGCGCCTTCCGTATAATATTAATCTATACAGTCAGAGGATAGCGGAGGTAATCCTCGAAAATTTATCCTTTGTTGGTGAAAACATCCAGCTGGTTACGAGGGAAAGGGAGAGGATATTTAAGCAGCTTAAAAAGATACCCGGAATTGAGGCATTCCCGAGCGATGCAAACTTCATACTGATGCGGGTAATCGATGCCGAAGCTGTTCACCAGGAGTTGATAAATAGGGGAATAATTGTCAGAAACTTTAACTCTCCGGGAAGGTTGGAAAACTGCCTACGAGTGACTATTGGCACGCCCGGTGAGAACGATTCATTTATCAGAGCATTAGAAGAGATTGTTTCCCCTCAATTTTCCTGA
- a CDS encoding sulfatase-like hydrolase/transferase yields MDIRYQINRIDIIKGFILFLIVVGFSIPYLLLMIEIQKATLNDFTIWPLAIFRILLYSLFSPLVFIITLSMVRIHKLLANLYSIIYISSYFIALIIILIYFKYFGTIPQITLLKSMNMGGMEAFSILVKLVYNQLLGFQEWFIILLLFCTISLTYMFLRLAKTREIKGYIKFSMLVLVLLIYYGLYEIQTYRYRNYFGSNSSWLGRSSEAVSYFGLTPVYKKLLTYRIFHKTVPLPYPGKINKKNKRNDNIPRFKGANVIIIQAESLDSLAVDFQINGKPIMPFLHSLKNRSVYFKNFFSQHSGGASTDADLSMLTSLLPLPNQVGLYTAKHDLIKSLVEELEQRGYKSMVMSSVSFVFHDKTSSYPKIGFDHFYDSNFYSGKATGWYSKDLDFFDQSAPIIKNSAKPFFAYLVMHQSHGPFKNYSDSTRKNFNFENTDFSKLEIDYLMSMNEVDRALQHFFYKILESEILNNTILIIYGDHSGHALRDPGCLAECVPLFIYHTSLPPKVETKVGSHLDLAPTVLDLLDIPEPFGWLGTSLFAEGRKVVLLNDLTSVEVIDGVLKKHVAMEYQPYLEYSNSLVE; encoded by the coding sequence ATGGATATTAGATACCAAATAAACAGAATAGATATTATAAAAGGATTTATTCTTTTTCTTATTGTAGTTGGTTTTTCAATTCCCTATTTACTATTAATGATTGAGATACAGAAAGCAACTCTAAATGATTTTACTATCTGGCCTTTGGCCATTTTTCGAATACTGCTTTATTCTTTATTCTCACCCTTAGTTTTCATAATTACTCTTTCAATGGTTCGGATACATAAACTGCTGGCAAATCTATATTCAATAATCTATATTTCGTCATATTTTATCGCACTAATAATAATTCTTATTTATTTCAAATACTTCGGTACCATACCCCAAATTACCCTCCTTAAATCCATGAATATGGGGGGCATGGAAGCATTTTCCATTTTAGTTAAATTGGTTTATAACCAATTACTAGGATTTCAGGAGTGGTTTATAATCCTTTTATTATTCTGCACCATATCCCTAACCTATATGTTTTTAAGGCTTGCAAAAACAAGAGAAATCAAGGGTTATATAAAATTTTCAATGCTGGTGCTTGTACTTCTTATTTATTATGGCCTGTATGAAATTCAAACATACAGGTACAGAAATTACTTCGGTTCTAATTCCAGTTGGCTGGGTAGGAGTTCTGAAGCGGTTTCATATTTTGGCTTAACTCCAGTGTATAAAAAACTCCTTACATATAGAATTTTTCACAAAACCGTACCACTACCTTACCCGGGGAAAATAAATAAAAAAAATAAAAGAAATGATAATATCCCCAGGTTTAAGGGTGCAAACGTTATTATCATACAAGCTGAGTCATTAGACTCTCTAGCCGTCGATTTCCAGATTAACGGCAAGCCGATCATGCCATTTTTACATAGCTTGAAGAATCGATCTGTTTACTTCAAGAATTTCTTTTCACAGCACAGCGGAGGCGCCTCGACAGATGCAGACTTAAGCATGTTGACCAGTCTGCTACCATTACCCAATCAGGTTGGGCTATATACAGCAAAGCACGATCTCATAAAATCTCTAGTGGAAGAATTAGAGCAAAGGGGCTATAAATCCATGGTAATGTCTAGTGTATCCTTCGTGTTTCATGATAAAACGTCATCTTACCCAAAGATAGGCTTTGATCATTTTTATGACTCTAATTTTTATTCAGGAAAAGCAACAGGGTGGTACTCTAAGGATTTGGACTTTTTCGACCAGTCTGCTCCGATAATCAAGAATTCGGCGAAGCCTTTTTTCGCTTACTTAGTTATGCATCAAAGCCACGGGCCCTTTAAGAATTATTCGGATTCAACCAGGAAGAACTTCAACTTTGAGAATACTGATTTTTCGAAATTAGAAATTGATTATCTAATGAGTATGAACGAAGTTGACAGGGCACTTCAGCATTTTTTTTATAAAATACTTGAATCAGAAATCTTGAATAATACGATTTTAATAATCTATGGAGACCACTCTGGACACGCATTAAGAGACCCGGGTTGTCTTGCTGAATGCGTTCCTCTTTTTATATACCACACAAGTCTGCCACCGAAGGTTGAAACAAAAGTAGGCTCTCACCTTGATCTAGCGCCAACAGTACTTGACCTTTTAGATATTCCTGAGCCCTTTGGTTGGTTAGGGACTTCATTGTTCGCCGAGGGTAGAAAAGTCGTTTTACTGAATGACCTGACTTCAGTCGAAGTCATAGACGGTGTTTTAAAAAAGCACGTAGCAATGGAGTATCAACCCTATCTGGAATATTCAAATTCCTTGGTTGAATAA
- a CDS encoding HU family DNA-binding protein, translating into MAKQMTKSQLAGELAQKTGITKKSADDVLNELATIACREAENSFSIPGIGKLVVVNRKARMGRNPATGETIHIPAKRALKFRIAKSCSDAVLKKPW; encoded by the coding sequence ATGGCAAAGCAAATGACAAAGTCGCAATTAGCCGGTGAACTCGCTCAAAAGACGGGGATAACTAAAAAGTCAGCCGATGATGTATTAAACGAGCTTGCAACAATAGCTTGTAGGGAGGCAGAGAACTCTTTTTCTATCCCCGGTATTGGAAAACTTGTAGTCGTAAATCGCAAGGCTCGTATGGGAAGAAACCCTGCAACCGGTGAGACGATACACATTCCAGCAAAAAGGGCATTAAAGTTTAGGATTGCCAAATCTTGCAGCGATGCAGTCTTGAAAAAACCCTGGTAA
- the lnt gene encoding apolipoprotein N-acyltransferase, whose product MANIKKIDIILSSISGVLFAATFMVPYSGIVSWFLLIPLLIALKDKSPMNALVLGTWAGTVVNSLGFYWLIGTLSRFGGYPFPVSLPFLLILSAFTGLSFGIFSYLTIKLHLLTKRGISSALAIASIWTSVEFLFPFLFPYTIANPQASFPLMIQVSDLFGIYAVGFLIVLLNVTLMRAYISIKEQNQMPYHEIIISVILITLTVSYGFWRVETENKLMSEAPKLSVGLVQANFDFFEKDEINQDIISKRHKSMSKALNPPDLIIWPETAIQAWIPTSSDELIERGSIAVPDIPGTYFIVGGLSFEIKDNLSDVMELNGIKNYNTAFLTDSNGKILGRYHKIKLLLFGEYLPFSNIFPSLKKLSPASGDFIPGNDLTLFEIKENGLKIAPLICYEDIFPSFSRKFTAMGANLIVNITNDAWFGKTYAPYQHLLLSIPRSVETRRYLIRATNTGISAIIDPVGRVVEKTEIFKETNLEGKVAILNGNITLYTKIGYLFPLGCLVFWIGYAVSGKLRGNNLF is encoded by the coding sequence ATGGCCAATATTAAAAAAATCGACATTATTCTTTCAAGCATCTCTGGAGTGCTCTTCGCAGCCACATTTATGGTTCCATATTCTGGAATCGTTTCCTGGTTTCTTCTAATTCCACTTCTTATTGCGCTAAAAGATAAAAGTCCTATGAATGCCTTAGTACTCGGTACATGGGCGGGCACTGTAGTGAATTCATTGGGTTTTTACTGGCTGATTGGAACTCTTTCAAGATTCGGGGGTTATCCTTTTCCGGTTAGCCTACCCTTTCTCTTAATACTAAGCGCATTTACAGGCTTATCGTTCGGAATTTTCTCATATCTTACAATAAAACTCCACCTGCTAACGAAAAGAGGCATATCCTCAGCATTAGCAATAGCCTCAATATGGACTTCGGTTGAATTCCTATTTCCTTTTCTATTTCCCTATACAATCGCAAACCCCCAGGCCAGTTTCCCCCTAATGATTCAGGTGTCCGACTTATTTGGTATTTACGCAGTTGGTTTTTTAATCGTACTTCTAAATGTAACGCTTATGAGAGCTTACATATCTATCAAAGAGCAGAATCAAATGCCTTATCACGAAATTATAATTTCTGTTATTCTGATTACCCTCACCGTGTCGTATGGATTTTGGAGGGTAGAAACAGAAAATAAATTGATGTCAGAGGCCCCAAAGCTAAGTGTGGGACTGGTGCAGGCCAATTTCGATTTCTTTGAGAAGGACGAAATTAACCAAGATATTATTTCCAAGAGACACAAGTCGATGTCTAAAGCGCTGAACCCGCCAGACCTGATAATTTGGCCGGAAACCGCCATACAAGCATGGATACCAACTTCATCAGATGAACTCATCGAGAGAGGAAGTATTGCGGTTCCGGATATACCGGGAACTTACTTCATAGTAGGTGGATTATCGTTTGAGATAAAGGACAACCTGTCTGATGTAATGGAGTTGAATGGCATAAAAAATTATAATACTGCATTCCTTACTGACTCAAATGGGAAAATACTTGGCAGATATCATAAGATTAAGCTCTTACTCTTCGGCGAATACTTGCCATTTTCAAATATTTTTCCCTCATTAAAAAAATTAAGCCCCGCATCTGGTGATTTCATACCTGGCAATGACCTCACGTTGTTTGAAATAAAGGAGAATGGGCTCAAGATCGCTCCTCTTATCTGTTACGAGGACATTTTCCCTTCTTTCAGCAGAAAATTCACAGCAATGGGGGCCAACCTGATCGTCAATATCACAAACGATGCTTGGTTTGGAAAGACCTACGCCCCTTATCAACACCTTCTTCTTTCTATACCCAGATCCGTGGAGACTAGGCGATATTTGATCCGGGCGACAAACACCGGAATCAGTGCAATAATCGATCCTGTCGGAAGGGTTGTTGAGAAAACAGAAATCTTCAAAGAAACAAATCTGGAGGGAAAGGTCGCGATTTTGAATGGCAACATTACGCTTTACACTAAGATTGGGTACCTATTTCCTCTTGGGTGTCTTGTTTTTTGGATAGGCTATGCAGTATCAGGAAAATTGAGGGGAAACAATCTCTTCTAA
- a CDS encoding HNH endonuclease encodes MLTSPVLVLNRYFVPITITSVKRAFVMLYCGVAKAVGGNYETFDFDSWSQVSALRETDCIMTVSSVIRVPRVIMTIRYDGMLRKEAKFNRINIFRRDGGRCQYCGAKFSRSDLTIDHVIPRSLNGKSVWENVVCCCIECNRKKGGKTPEQVRMKLKSKPKKPLWDPFSNIYIRAVRYKEWEPFLSFVDVSYWNVELEE; translated from the coding sequence ATGCTTACTTCTCCGGTATTGGTTCTCAACCGTTATTTTGTTCCCATCACGATAACCAGCGTCAAAAGGGCTTTTGTAATGCTTTATTGTGGTGTTGCAAAGGCTGTGGGTGGTAATTATGAGACCTTTGATTTTGATTCATGGAGTCAGGTTTCTGCACTCAGGGAAACTGATTGTATTATGACTGTAAGCAGTGTTATAAGGGTGCCGAGGGTGATCATGACTATCAGGTATGATGGTATGTTGAGGAAGGAAGCAAAATTTAACAGAATTAACATATTTAGAAGGGATGGTGGCAGGTGTCAGTATTGCGGCGCCAAATTCTCCCGTTCTGACCTTACGATAGATCATGTGATTCCCAGATCGCTTAATGGAAAAAGTGTCTGGGAAAATGTCGTGTGTTGTTGTATAGAATGCAATCGCAAGAAAGGGGGCAAGACGCCGGAGCAGGTAAGAATGAAGCTTAAAAGCAAACCTAAAAAACCTCTTTGGGATCCTTTTTCCAATATATATATAAGGGCTGTAAGGTATAAGGAATGGGAACCGTTTCTCAGCTTTGTCGATGTTTCTTACTGGAACGTTGAACTGGAAGAGTAA
- the rplU gene encoding 50S ribosomal protein L21 has translation MQAIIKTGGKQYKVSPGQIVNVEKLTGNVGDKVEFDKVLFVSDESGKTKVGTPFVKDSKVTGKILGGVKGEKIIVFKFRRRKGYRRKTGHRQKFTSVEITEIEG, from the coding sequence ATGCAGGCTATTATCAAAACTGGCGGGAAGCAGTATAAGGTCAGCCCTGGTCAGATAGTGAATGTTGAGAAACTTACTGGAAATGTTGGCGATAAGGTTGAGTTTGATAAGGTGCTTTTTGTTTCAGATGAAAGCGGGAAAACAAAAGTTGGGACTCCTTTTGTTAAGGATTCCAAAGTAACGGGAAAGATTCTCGGCGGTGTTAAGGGTGAAAAAATTATAGTTTTCAAATTTAGAAGAAGAAAGGGATACAGAAGAAAAACGGGTCATCGTCAAAAGTTTACGTCGGTTGAAATAACTGAGATCGAAGGCTAG
- the rpmA gene encoding 50S ribosomal protein L27 — protein sequence MATKKGGGSTRNGRDSVGRRLGVKRFGGEFVRAGNILARQRGTSFHAGANVGTGRDFTLFALIDGKVKFERFGKERKKISVEPVVP from the coding sequence ATGGCTACTAAAAAAGGAGGGGGCAGTACAAGAAACGGAAGGGATAGCGTAGGGAGGAGGTTGGGCGTGAAGAGGTTTGGAGGGGAATTTGTTAGGGCTGGTAACATACTTGCAAGACAGAGGGGAACCAGCTTTCATGCCGGTGCAAATGTAGGTACCGGTCGGGACTTCACGCTGTTTGCCCTGATCGATGGGAAGGTCAAGTTTGAAAGATTTGGAAAGGAAAGAAAAAAGATAAGCGTTGAACCTGTCGTGCCGTAA
- a CDS encoding tetratricopeptide repeat protein — protein MRVLISIFFLCYFTLFASAQEGFMRDYISSGKPFKVVFGSYGFTDFKWIGRCDPYIANTLCGKTYTGRYLPEIQAWEFKTFNELTKRTEILMSKDLSRGDPNNYNLIIWDEAFSFDEKGRVFHPGDGKVANLYAIEYSPSKYYITESKKGPINFRNEGYDLILRQEYEKAIDSLNRSIALSPKSPLSYHYRGYAYLKEEDYDRAIMDFERSISLDPNLSHAYAGLAVAQVELKDYLGAVGAATRAIILNPKDASSYYNRGLAHYYLKEYEKAYRDFDEALKLDPTNQDARTNRDLLLKKMGKQ, from the coding sequence ATGAGAGTCTTAATTTCTATTTTCTTTTTATGTTATTTTACCCTTTTCGCTTCTGCTCAGGAAGGTTTTATGAGAGACTACATTTCATCCGGAAAACCATTCAAGGTTGTATTTGGGTCTTACGGCTTTACAGATTTTAAGTGGATTGGTAGATGTGATCCCTATATAGCCAATACCCTGTGCGGGAAGACTTACACAGGGAGATACCTTCCTGAAATCCAGGCGTGGGAGTTTAAAACATTTAATGAATTAACGAAGAGAACCGAAATACTGATGTCAAAGGATTTGTCTAGGGGTGATCCAAATAACTATAATTTGATCATTTGGGATGAAGCATTCTCGTTTGATGAAAAGGGTAGGGTATTCCACCCTGGAGATGGAAAGGTTGCAAACCTATACGCGATTGAGTACTCCCCATCAAAGTACTACATTACAGAGTCAAAAAAGGGGCCGATAAATTTTAGAAATGAGGGATATGATCTTATTCTTCGTCAGGAATACGAAAAGGCAATCGATAGTTTAAATAGATCTATAGCGCTAAGCCCCAAATCCCCTCTCTCCTATCACTACAGAGGCTATGCCTATCTGAAAGAAGAGGACTACGATAGGGCAATAATGGACTTCGAAAGATCAATAAGCCTTGACCCAAATCTATCACACGCTTATGCAGGTCTGGCAGTCGCGCAAGTGGAACTCAAGGACTATCTAGGGGCTGTCGGAGCTGCAACAAGGGCTATAATTCTTAACCCAAAAGATGCGTCCAGTTACTACAACAGGGGTCTCGCCCACTATTACCTGAAGGAATATGAGAAAGCCTATAGAGATTTTGATGAAGCCTTAAAGTTGGATCCAACAAATCAAGACGCGAGGACGAACAGAGACCTGCTCTTAAAGAAAATGGGGAAGCAATAA
- the hisD gene encoding histidinol dehydrogenase, protein MRIIRIEKKDLERKVIGLRSKELQKEFKLRTSVDKIVNDVKRNGDRALFKYTKKFDEFVLSEKNVTVSREEIERAKRAVSKEIKSYLRIAAKRIREYQKNRLPRGKTFTDSLGNRLGWVIRPIERVGIYIPGGKASYPSTVLMTAIPARVAGVEEIRLVTPCPKGVINSEVLFAASIAGVDSIYKVGGAQAISALAYGTESIPKVDKIVGPGNIYVTIAKKLVFGDVDIDMIAGPSEVLIVSDGSLPAEWVAADLLAQAEHDELAVPILVTNSIRFANEVDQQLSIRLKTLTRKIIAKKAIDRQGKIFVVDTLEDAARVANVIAPEHLELCVRSPRSILKMIKNAGAIFLGNMSTEAFGDYVAGPSHVLPTGGAARFSSPLSVFDFLKMPSLISISKKGFNRLCNAVVGLAESEGLEAHAISVKVRCKC, encoded by the coding sequence TTGAGAATAATAAGAATTGAGAAAAAAGATCTAGAGAGAAAAGTAATTGGATTAAGAAGTAAAGAATTGCAGAAGGAATTCAAGCTCCGAACTTCAGTTGATAAAATTGTCAATGATGTTAAAAGAAATGGCGATCGCGCTCTTTTCAAATACACCAAGAAATTTGATGAATTCGTATTATCAGAAAAAAATGTGACGGTCTCGCGGGAGGAGATCGAGCGTGCAAAACGGGCTGTTTCAAAAGAAATTAAATCATATTTGAGGATAGCAGCTAAAAGGATAAGGGAATATCAGAAGAATAGACTTCCCCGCGGAAAGACTTTCACAGATTCTTTAGGAAACAGGCTTGGCTGGGTAATAAGACCGATTGAGAGGGTAGGGATTTACATTCCTGGCGGTAAAGCCTCATATCCATCGACAGTGCTAATGACAGCAATCCCGGCAAGGGTTGCGGGCGTTGAAGAGATACGCCTTGTTACGCCTTGTCCAAAAGGTGTAATAAATTCAGAGGTTCTCTTTGCTGCCTCAATTGCTGGAGTCGATTCTATTTACAAAGTTGGTGGTGCTCAAGCGATTTCGGCTCTTGCTTATGGGACTGAATCGATTCCAAAGGTGGATAAGATAGTAGGTCCAGGAAATATTTATGTTACGATCGCAAAAAAGCTTGTTTTTGGTGATGTTGACATTGATATGATTGCTGGTCCGAGTGAGGTCTTGATAGTTTCAGATGGGTCCCTGCCTGCTGAATGGGTGGCGGCAGACCTATTGGCCCAGGCAGAGCACGATGAATTAGCTGTACCTATACTTGTAACAAACTCAATCCGATTTGCAAATGAAGTCGATCAACAATTGTCAATCAGACTCAAGACACTGACGAGGAAGATAATAGCTAAAAAGGCTATTGACAGACAGGGGAAAATATTTGTCGTTGATACTCTTGAGGATGCTGCAAGAGTAGCAAACGTGATTGCCCCCGAACATTTAGAGCTCTGTGTAAGAAGTCCAAGGTCTATTTTAAAGATGATAAAAAATGCTGGCGCTATATTCTTGGGCAACATGTCGACTGAAGCCTTTGGGGATTATGTCGCCGGTCCAAGCCATGTACTTCCGACGGGTGGTGCTGCCAGATTTTCATCGCCACTGAGTGTTTTCGATTTTTTGAAGATGCCTAGTTTGATATCAATATCGAAGAAGGGTTTTAATAGACTCTGCAATGCAGTGGTGGGTTTAGCAGAAAGTGAGGGTCTCGAGGCTCATGCTATTTCGGTTAAAGTTCGTTGCAAATGTTAA
- the lgt gene encoding prolipoprotein diacylglyceryl transferase: MYPELFKIGNFEISSFGLMAAIAFLVAYWVSSFEFKRKGLTEKLLSNAFLAIIIGGIGGAKILYVIENVPISQVIGNPLGYLFSRGGLTFYGGFIGAVILLLIVAKRSKTSFWMIGDAISPSLALAYAIGRIGCFLVGDDYGIISNLPWAISFPKGLPPTTERVHPTQLYEVIAMTVVFLIIWKIRKKPAPNGWLFSTYFILAGFERFLIEFIRSTTQSPIPHLSVAQVMAIVLIAVGAIKLIQINSLNPQAAPKISSARKKR, from the coding sequence TTGTATCCAGAACTATTTAAAATCGGAAACTTTGAAATATCTTCATTCGGGTTAATGGCTGCCATTGCCTTCCTTGTGGCATACTGGGTGTCATCATTTGAATTCAAGAGAAAGGGTCTTACCGAGAAACTCCTAAGCAATGCATTTCTTGCAATAATAATAGGCGGAATTGGTGGAGCAAAGATTCTCTACGTAATTGAAAATGTTCCAATATCTCAAGTCATTGGTAACCCCCTGGGTTACTTATTTTCAAGGGGAGGCCTTACCTTCTATGGCGGATTTATCGGCGCTGTAATACTATTATTAATTGTCGCAAAGAGGAGCAAGACAAGCTTCTGGATGATTGGAGATGCAATTTCTCCTTCGCTTGCCTTGGCGTACGCAATCGGTCGCATAGGTTGTTTTCTGGTCGGAGACGATTACGGAATAATATCAAATCTACCTTGGGCGATTTCTTTCCCAAAAGGTCTCCCGCCCACCACTGAGAGGGTACATCCGACTCAGCTCTATGAGGTAATCGCGATGACGGTGGTTTTCCTTATAATTTGGAAAATCAGGAAAAAGCCAGCCCCCAACGGATGGTTATTTTCAACCTATTTCATTCTTGCAGGCTTTGAAAGGTTTCTCATAGAATTTATCAGATCAACAACTCAAAGCCCTATTCCACACCTATCTGTTGCCCAAGTGATGGCTATCGTATTGATTGCAGTCGGGGCGATTAAGCTCATTCAGATAAACTCGCTGAACCCGCAGGCTGCACCGAAGATCTCGAGCGCGAGAAAAAAGCGATAA
- the thpR gene encoding RNA 2',3'-cyclic phosphodiesterase: MRIFIAALIPPEIKLAMKSYVESIKSHWEGVKWESYEKFHVTLKFLGEVDESKLSDVEKSLRAGVQGVSPFEMAIKGFGGFPSLRRPRVLVIDLYNNDDLLKFQLELEERLEGIGFARENRKFKSHITVGRIKGYSSVRGSFPGPTPLSFKISEIAIMRSILHNKGSEHTGLSIFSLNE, from the coding sequence TTGAGGATCTTTATTGCAGCTCTAATCCCCCCTGAAATTAAACTAGCCATGAAGAGTTATGTGGAATCGATAAAGTCCCATTGGGAAGGGGTTAAATGGGAGAGCTACGAGAAATTTCATGTAACGCTTAAATTTTTAGGTGAAGTAGATGAGTCGAAATTAAGTGATGTTGAAAAATCTTTGAGAGCGGGCGTTCAGGGAGTCTCCCCTTTCGAAATGGCGATTAAAGGTTTCGGCGGTTTTCCAAGTCTGAGAAGGCCGAGGGTCCTTGTTATAGATTTGTATAATAATGATGACCTATTGAAATTTCAACTTGAGTTGGAAGAAAGACTCGAAGGTATTGGATTTGCCAGGGAAAATCGTAAATTTAAATCTCATATAACAGTCGGAAGAATCAAAGGATATTCAAGTGTACGAGGTTCTTTCCCAGGCCCAACCCCCCTTTCATTCAAGATATCGGAAATTGCCATAATGAGGAGCATACTCCATAACAAGGGGTCCGAGCATACTGGACTTTCTATTTTTTCATTGAATGAATAG